One Bombus pyrosoma isolate SC7728 linkage group LG11, ASM1482585v1, whole genome shotgun sequence DNA segment encodes these proteins:
- the LOC122573247 gene encoding protein masquerade isoform X1 has product MRKAKMILRTVPGGIVLFLLLSGSIAAQDDDSLAGSFLSGLLDSITSTANSADCPGVCVHAFATLICYEVLEDVECPTSMRCCIEAPINGTGTSESAAPPHDDDSTSTIITTVKTTTTTSTTTPSTTTALTTVSSTTSVKATSENQKEAANKTSSKTCSGICMAERIADYCDAVLVIDTLCKPGYKCCVSRDAFGDSPPPELLVIDRTNSSRIDEKTGLNTSYKGSSPFTTVRSNMITSTSIASTTIATTTTIAKQPTTTTRPKITVRKPCKGECVSGFFALLCDKVDGEAECPDDGSCCVIDAFLKTETTTTTTVGPTTKPPEPKLQPCPGFCLLTIMAAFCERPNAIIAKTSTCQSGYICCDNTKSSPQTVNVVTPSSPYQTPRPRPRPTPRPSITTVSLPRDTRAECPGSCIVSYLSFTCFRNAELTNLFKCKKQGHQCCAPKSLIREINGGNSSEAILTNRNDTMYVTSRPYTTPFTTAICKLYINDIQVKDLFKIFARAVFNLSCNFERFRTTYYSIQRHDIFIHNRVLYFNTGMENLSKIYLYVKNYTNFVDETTTMMTTMRSPVYSKYVCGVKGTSRGPIQARSLERGARVVGGEDADANEWCWQVALINSLNQYLCGGALIGTQWVLTAAHCVTNIVRSGDAIYVRVGDHDLTRKYGSPGAQTLRVATTYIHHNHNSQTLDNDIALLKLHGQAELKDGVCLVCLPARGVSHTAGKRCTVTGYGYMGEAGPIPLRVREAEIPIVSDAECIRKVNAVTEKIFILPASSFCAGGEQGNDACQGDGGGPLVCQDDGFYELAGLVSWGFGCGRLDVPGVYVKVSAFIGWINQIISVNNL; this is encoded by the exons atgagGAAAGCGAAGATGATACTAAGAACAGTCCCTGGGGGCATCGTCCTTTTCCTCCTACTTAGCGGATCGATCGCTGCTCAGGACGACGATTCTTTGGCTGGCAGTTTCTTGTCAG gTCTGTTAGATTCCATAACAAGTACAGCCAACAGTGCAGACTGCCCAGGCGTGTGTGTACACGCATTTGCAACGTTAATATGTTACGAAGTTCTTGAGGATGTAGAGTGCCCTACTAGTATGCGATGTTGTATCGAGGCACCTATAAATGGTACCGGAACTTCTGAAAGTGCAGCCCCTCCTCATGACGATGACTCTACTTCAACTATTATCACTACCGTTAAGACAACGACAACTACGAGCACAACAACACCTTCAACAACTACAGCACTTACAACCGTATCTTCAACAACTTCCGTAAAAGCTACTTCT GAAAATCAGAAAGAAGCAGCGAATAAAACAtcat cAAAAACGTGTTCAGGAATTTGTATGGCAGAGAGAATCGCCGATTACTGCGATGCGGTTCTGGTAATAGACACCCTTTGCAAGCCAGGATATAAATGTTGCGTATCCAGAGATGCGTTTGGAGATTCACCTCCGCCAGAACTACTAGTCATTGACCGAACGAATTCAAGCCGCATCGATGAAAAGACTGGTCTCAATACATCTTACAAAGGTTCTTCACCTTTTACAACTGTAAGATCAAATATGATTACCTCTACGAGCATAGCTAGCACTACGATAGCAACGACTACTACGATAGCGAAACAACCAACAACTACGACAAGACCAAAAATTACGGTGAGAAAGCCGTGTAAAGGTGAATGCGTTAGTGGCTTCTTCGCTCTTTTATGCGATAAAGTGGATGGAGAAGCTGAATGCCCTGATGATGGATCTTGTTGCGTTATCGACGCTTTCTTAAAAACT GAAACGACGACAACAACGACAGTTGGACCAACAACGAAACCGCCGGAACCAAAATTACAACCATGTCCCGGATTTTGCTTGTTAACCATTATGGCAGCCTTCTGTGAACGGCCAAACGCAATAATAGCGAAGACTTCGACTTGTCAATCCGGATATATTTGTTGTGACAACACGAAAAGCTCGCCGCAG ACAGTAAACGTAGTGACACCATCTTCTCCGTATCAGACACCAAGGCCAAGGCCAAGGCCCACACCGAGACCATCGATTACTACAGTTTCTTTACCACGAGACACACGTGCAGAGTGTCCTGGATCGTGTATTGTTTCCTATTTATCATTCACTTGTTTCA gAAACGCTGAACTGACGAATTTGTTTAAATGTAAGAAACAAGGGCATCAATGTTGTGCTCCAAAATCATTGATACGAGAAATCAACGGTGGAAATTCTAGCGAAGCAATTTTGACTAATAGAAATGACACCATGTATGTTACTTCAAGGCCATACACAACACCATTTACAACAGCTATATGTAAGTTATACATTAATGACATTCAAGTTAAAGATTTATTCAAGATATTCGCACGAGcggtttttaatttatcttgtaattttgaaAGATTTCGTACAACATACTACAGCATACAACGTCACGATATATTTATCCATAATCgtgtattgtattttaatacaggAATGGAgaatttaagtaaaatttatttatatgtaaaaaattacacTAACTTTGTAGATGAAACAACAACGATGATGACAACTATGAGAAGCCCCGTGTACAGTAAATACGTGTGTGGTGTAAAAGGAACCTCCCGCGGACCGATTCAAGCACGTAGTCTTGAAAGAGGAGCACGAGTTGTCGGAGGGGAAGATGCAGATGCCAATGAATGGTGTTGGCAGGTTGCGCTGATTAATTCCTTGAATCAGTACCTCTGCGGTGGTGCACTCATCGGCACGCAATGGGTCTTGACAGCTGCACACTGTGTAACAAA TATTGTACGATCTGGGGATGCGATTTATGTAAGGGTAGGTGATCACGATTTGACGAGAAAATATGGAAGTCCTGGTGCTCAAACTCTGCGAGTGGCAACCACTTACATTCATCATAATCATAATAGTCAGACTCTTGATAACGATATAGCGCTATTAAAGCTTCATGGACAAGCAGAGCTTAAGGATGGCGTTTGCCTAGTATGTTTACCTGCACGAGGGGTTAGTCATACAGCTGGTAAACGATGTACCGTCACTGGTTACGGATATATGGGAGAAG CTGGTCCTATCCCGCTTCGAGTACGAGAAGCTGAGATACCAATTGTAAGCGACGCAGAATGTATACGTAAAGTGAATGCCGTAActgaaaaaattttcattttgccaGCAAGTAGTTTTTGCGCTGGTGGCGAACAAGGAAACGATGCGTGTCAG GGCGACGGTGGAGGTCCTTTAGTATGTCAAGATGACGGATTCTACGAATTAGCTGGACTGGTGTCATGGGGTTTTGGTTGCGGAAGATTGGATGTTCCTGGAGTTTATGTCAAAGTTTCGGCGTTCATTGGTTGGATCAACCAAATTATTTCCGTAAATAATCTTTAG
- the LOC122573247 gene encoding protein masquerade isoform X4, with the protein MWRRGLLDSITSTANSADCPGVCVHAFATLICYEVLEDVECPTSMRCCIEAPINGTGTSESAAPPHDDDSTSTIITTVKTTTTTSTTTPSTTTALTTVSSTTSVKATSENQKEAANKTSSKTCSGICMAERIADYCDAVLVIDTLCKPGYKCCVSRDAFGDSPPPELLVIDRTNSSRIDEKTGLNTSYKGSSPFTTVRSNMITSTSIASTTIATTTTIAKQPTTTTRPKITVRKPCKGECVSGFFALLCDKVDGEAECPDDGSCCVIDAFLKTETTTTTTVGPTTKPPEPKLQPCPGFCLLTIMAAFCERPNAIIAKTSTCQSGYICCDNTKSSPQTVNVVTPSSPYQTPRPRPRPTPRPSITTVSLPRDTRAECPGSCIVSYLSFTCFRNAELTNLFKCKKQGHQCCAPKSLIREINGGNSSEAILTNRNDTMYVTSRPYTTPFTTAICKLYINDIQVKDLFKIFARAVFNLSCNFERFRTTYYSIQRHDIFIHNRVLYFNTGMENLSKIYLYVKNYTNFVDETTTMMTTMRSPVYSKYVCGVKGTSRGPIQARSLERGARVVGGEDADANEWCWQVALINSLNQYLCGGALIGTQWVLTAAHCVTNIVRSGDAIYVRVGDHDLTRKYGSPGAQTLRVATTYIHHNHNSQTLDNDIALLKLHGQAELKDGVCLVCLPARGVSHTAGKRCTVTGYGYMGEAGPIPLRVREAEIPIVSDAECIRKVNAVTEKIFILPASSFCAGGEQGNDACQGDGGGPLVCQDDGFYELAGLVSWGFGCGRLDVPGVYVKVSAFIGWINQIISVNNL; encoded by the exons ATGTGGCGGAGAG gTCTGTTAGATTCCATAACAAGTACAGCCAACAGTGCAGACTGCCCAGGCGTGTGTGTACACGCATTTGCAACGTTAATATGTTACGAAGTTCTTGAGGATGTAGAGTGCCCTACTAGTATGCGATGTTGTATCGAGGCACCTATAAATGGTACCGGAACTTCTGAAAGTGCAGCCCCTCCTCATGACGATGACTCTACTTCAACTATTATCACTACCGTTAAGACAACGACAACTACGAGCACAACAACACCTTCAACAACTACAGCACTTACAACCGTATCTTCAACAACTTCCGTAAAAGCTACTTCT GAAAATCAGAAAGAAGCAGCGAATAAAACAtcat cAAAAACGTGTTCAGGAATTTGTATGGCAGAGAGAATCGCCGATTACTGCGATGCGGTTCTGGTAATAGACACCCTTTGCAAGCCAGGATATAAATGTTGCGTATCCAGAGATGCGTTTGGAGATTCACCTCCGCCAGAACTACTAGTCATTGACCGAACGAATTCAAGCCGCATCGATGAAAAGACTGGTCTCAATACATCTTACAAAGGTTCTTCACCTTTTACAACTGTAAGATCAAATATGATTACCTCTACGAGCATAGCTAGCACTACGATAGCAACGACTACTACGATAGCGAAACAACCAACAACTACGACAAGACCAAAAATTACGGTGAGAAAGCCGTGTAAAGGTGAATGCGTTAGTGGCTTCTTCGCTCTTTTATGCGATAAAGTGGATGGAGAAGCTGAATGCCCTGATGATGGATCTTGTTGCGTTATCGACGCTTTCTTAAAAACT GAAACGACGACAACAACGACAGTTGGACCAACAACGAAACCGCCGGAACCAAAATTACAACCATGTCCCGGATTTTGCTTGTTAACCATTATGGCAGCCTTCTGTGAACGGCCAAACGCAATAATAGCGAAGACTTCGACTTGTCAATCCGGATATATTTGTTGTGACAACACGAAAAGCTCGCCGCAG ACAGTAAACGTAGTGACACCATCTTCTCCGTATCAGACACCAAGGCCAAGGCCAAGGCCCACACCGAGACCATCGATTACTACAGTTTCTTTACCACGAGACACACGTGCAGAGTGTCCTGGATCGTGTATTGTTTCCTATTTATCATTCACTTGTTTCA gAAACGCTGAACTGACGAATTTGTTTAAATGTAAGAAACAAGGGCATCAATGTTGTGCTCCAAAATCATTGATACGAGAAATCAACGGTGGAAATTCTAGCGAAGCAATTTTGACTAATAGAAATGACACCATGTATGTTACTTCAAGGCCATACACAACACCATTTACAACAGCTATATGTAAGTTATACATTAATGACATTCAAGTTAAAGATTTATTCAAGATATTCGCACGAGcggtttttaatttatcttgtaattttgaaAGATTTCGTACAACATACTACAGCATACAACGTCACGATATATTTATCCATAATCgtgtattgtattttaatacaggAATGGAgaatttaagtaaaatttatttatatgtaaaaaattacacTAACTTTGTAGATGAAACAACAACGATGATGACAACTATGAGAAGCCCCGTGTACAGTAAATACGTGTGTGGTGTAAAAGGAACCTCCCGCGGACCGATTCAAGCACGTAGTCTTGAAAGAGGAGCACGAGTTGTCGGAGGGGAAGATGCAGATGCCAATGAATGGTGTTGGCAGGTTGCGCTGATTAATTCCTTGAATCAGTACCTCTGCGGTGGTGCACTCATCGGCACGCAATGGGTCTTGACAGCTGCACACTGTGTAACAAA TATTGTACGATCTGGGGATGCGATTTATGTAAGGGTAGGTGATCACGATTTGACGAGAAAATATGGAAGTCCTGGTGCTCAAACTCTGCGAGTGGCAACCACTTACATTCATCATAATCATAATAGTCAGACTCTTGATAACGATATAGCGCTATTAAAGCTTCATGGACAAGCAGAGCTTAAGGATGGCGTTTGCCTAGTATGTTTACCTGCACGAGGGGTTAGTCATACAGCTGGTAAACGATGTACCGTCACTGGTTACGGATATATGGGAGAAG CTGGTCCTATCCCGCTTCGAGTACGAGAAGCTGAGATACCAATTGTAAGCGACGCAGAATGTATACGTAAAGTGAATGCCGTAActgaaaaaattttcattttgccaGCAAGTAGTTTTTGCGCTGGTGGCGAACAAGGAAACGATGCGTGTCAG GGCGACGGTGGAGGTCCTTTAGTATGTCAAGATGACGGATTCTACGAATTAGCTGGACTGGTGTCATGGGGTTTTGGTTGCGGAAGATTGGATGTTCCTGGAGTTTATGTCAAAGTTTCGGCGTTCATTGGTTGGATCAACCAAATTATTTCCGTAAATAATCTTTAG